Within Myxococcales bacterium, the genomic segment GTATGAGAAAGACAACGCCCTGATGGGCCCTTTTCAGTTTGCTGCGTGGCGGGCCCAGACGTCGGTTGAGCCGTTCGCGCTTAGAGGCGAATGGGTGCTTACCGTCTCGGCGGTCGAAGAAAATATGGAGAACATCTATCCCCAAGAGCTGCTCCGACGCATTTTGCGCGCGCAAGTGCTTAACACATTTCGTTATGACTTTGGTTCCGGCAATACAGGTGCGCCGCTGCCGCAGATATCATGTCATGATCCAAATCCCGTCAATTGTACCGCCGACGCTGGCGCCTTAGCTACTTTCAATTTGAGTTTTGGCGCAGATGGTTGGCCCATGCTTGAGTTATCCTTGGCAAAGCCGATTCATATTGGAGGACAGTTCCAAGGGGGCGGCGTATACGTGATGAACTTCTTCGGGTTTCTCCCGCGCGCAGCCGAGGTTGCAGACAATGGCAGCATGCTCTTTTGCGATCATGCGTTAGTGGAGACGACAGCCGGATTTGCCGGGCATGATACGGCTACATTTGGATTGGGGTTCTGCCTTCGTCCATCGTTTAGCGTACGTCCCGCACTCTAATGTTAAATACGTAGTTGCTGCGAAATTTACTCGTGGGCGTAGGGTTCGTTGCGGTTGATACTAAAGGCGCGGTAAAGTTGTTCCACGAGGAACAGCCGCGCCAGTCGATGAGGCAACGTCATCGGGGAAAGGGAGAGTTTTAAATCGGCCTGAGCCGAGATTTGCGCGGGCAATCCATAGGCCCCTCCTATGAGAAAGACCAGCGCGCTTATGGCCTGGACCTCGCACGTGGAGATAAATGCGGCAAGCTCAGTGGACGAGTAACGCTTACCAAGAATTTCAAGGGCCACTAGGCGCGCGCGCGGCGGAGTTAGCTTCTCGATGCGCGCTGCGAGTTTGCTGGCAGTTTCGTCTTTGAGCTCTATCTCACTCACTTGGGCATAGCGGGTGATGCGCTTAATGTAATCATCGATAAGAACGCGCAGCTCTGGCGCTTTGATTTTTCCTACTGCAACAACGAGAATGCGCAATGCCTACTCCAAAGGCACGCGCTTAGCGTCCATCCAGAGTGACTCAAGATCGTAATAGTCGCGGGTGTCATCGTGAAAAATGTGCACAACCACATCGCCATAATCGATGAGTACCCAAGATGCCTGCGTCATGCCTTCGGTGCTTAGGGGCTTGGTACCTTGGGTGCTGGCCAGTTCCGTCTCGATGTGTCGCGCCAAGGCTTTGACCTGCCGGTCGCTCCGTCCGCTCATCACAATCACGTAATCGGCATAGTCCACCTTGTCCCTGACATCGATAATTTCGACGCGGCTGGCTTTCTTATCGAGCGCCACAGCTCCGATGGCCAGAGCCAACCGTTGCACATCTTTACTCACCGCTTGTCGAGTGCTCGGCGCTTTACGCTGTCTTCTGGTCGAGGAGGTGGTAGTGGTGTGGGAACGAATACGGGCGCTGGGTTTTCTCATAGGTGGTTCGGCAAAGTAGTGGGATCAAGTTCGGATGTGACCGCTTCCATAGCCTATCCACTTCAGCGCGCAAAGCTCTTCTAACCCCATGGGGCCATAGGCGTGCATTTTGGTCGTAGAAATGCCAATTTCTGCTCCTAAGCCAAGCTCGCCACCATCGTTGAAGCGGGTCGAGGCGTTGACCAATACGCAACTGGCGTCCACTTCGCGTATCCACCGCTTTGCTTTGTCGGGGTTGGAGGTCACAATGGCTTCGGTGTGCTGGCTGCCATGCGTGGCGATGTGCGCCAAAGCGCCATTGATGCCGTCGACCACCGCCACCGACACTACAAGGTCGAGGTGCTCGGTGTCGTAGTCCTCTTTGACAGCGGCACGTACATCATTGACACACTCTCTTACGTGGTCATCGCCCCGGATCTCCACGCCTTCACTTCTCAGTGCTTTAACTATTCGCGGCAGAAATGCCTGGGCGCAACCGCGGTCGACCAGCAGCGTTTCCATGGCGTTACATACCCCAGGCCGCTGCACCTTGGCATTGATGACGATTTGCTCCGCCATCGCAAAGTCCGCCTCGGCGTCGACATACACATGGCACAGGCCTTTATAATGGCGAACGACGGGAATGCGCGCATGTTCAGCAACATAGCGAATCAGCGACTCGCCTCCCCGAGGGATAACCAAATCGATCACGCCGTCCATTTTAAGAAGTTCCAGCATCACGTGTCGTTCGGTAGTCGGAATGAGAGTGACGGCGGGTTCCGGCACACCTTCGTGAATGAGCGCCTGGGTATACAAATCGGCGAGCGCGTGGTTTGAATGAACGGCTTCTGAGCCGCCCCGCAGGATGCAAGCGTTACCGCTCTTGAGACACAAGGCTGCTGCATCAACGGTGACGTTGGGCCGTGACTCATAGATAATCAAAATGAGTCCGAGAGGAATGCGCATGCGGCCGATCTCAAGCCCCGCGGGGGAGGCGTGCAGGTCGAGGACCTCGCCTACGGGATCGGGAAGCGTGATAATATGATGAAGGGCCTTGGCCATACCCACAAGCCGGGCCTCATCAAGCCGCAAGCGATCCAGCATGGCAGGGGCCATGCCGTTCTTTTGGGCCAACGCCAGGTCTTTTTCATTGGCTTCTAAAACGAAATTGCGGTGGCTACTGGTGAGACCCTCTGCGACGGCGCCAAGGACGGCATTCTTTGTCTGTGTGGAAAGGTTCGAAACCACTCGCGAAGCAGCTTTTGCGCGATGCGCAAGCTGAGCGATGTCTAAGGGTGTCTGGT encodes:
- a CDS encoding 23S rRNA (pseudouridine(1915)-N(3))-methyltransferase RlmH → MRILVVAVGKIKAPELRVLIDDYIKRITRYAQVSEIELKDETASKLAARIEKLTPPRARLVALEILGKRYSSTELAAFISTCEVQAISALVFLIGGAYGLPAQISAQADLKLSLSPMTLPHRLARLFLVEQLYRAFSINRNEPYAHE
- the rsfS gene encoding ribosome silencing factor, whose product is MRKPSARIRSHTTTTSSTRRQRKAPSTRQAVSKDVQRLALAIGAVALDKKASRVEIIDVRDKVDYADYVIVMSGRSDRQVKALARHIETELASTQGTKPLSTEGMTQASWVLIDYGDVVVHIFHDDTRDYYDLESLWMDAKRVPLE
- a CDS encoding glutamate-5-semialdehyde dehydrogenase, whose amino-acid sequence is MRAVTLDKVDQEILKNQTPLDIAQLAHRAKAASRVVSNLSTQTKNAVLGAVAEGLTSSHRNFVLEANEKDLALAQKNGMAPAMLDRLRLDEARLVGMAKALHHIITLPDPVGEVLDLHASPAGLEIGRMRIPLGLILIIYESRPNVTVDAAALCLKSGNACILRGGSEAVHSNHALADLYTQALIHEGVPEPAVTLIPTTERHVMLELLKMDGVIDLVIPRGGESLIRYVAEHARIPVVRHYKGLCHVYVDAEADFAMAEQIVINAKVQRPGVCNAMETLLVDRGCAQAFLPRIVKALRSEGVEIRGDDHVRECVNDVRAAVKEDYDTEHLDLVVSVAVVDGINGALAHIATHGSQHTEAIVTSNPDKAKRWIREVDASCVLVNASTRFNDGGELGLGAEIGISTTKMHAYGPMGLEELCALKWIGYGSGHIRT